The following proteins are co-located in the bacterium genome:
- a CDS encoding ABC transporter ATP-binding protein: protein MDFRGFRALDGVDLRVEQGTIHAVIG, encoded by the coding sequence ATGGATTTCCGGGGGTTCCGCGCCCTAGACGGCGTCGATCTGCGGGTCGAGCAGGGGACGATTCACGCGGTGATCGG